The nucleotide sequence caagataCAACAAGAACATAATTTTCGGCCTAGAACGCAAAGTGGAAAGGTTGCTATTTTCGGGAAATTtcagttttgagttttttttttttttttttttttttttttttatagttttcaagtctcaagcccaagattgatcttgttagaacaaaatcaatgatggctttgataccaaatgatacgagataAACAAGAGAacacaaaacaactccaaaacagtccactaatcttaaggatttgaggacccttttgaagaccactctcggattcgctatcaacaacacaataacaagataaagaggcGTGTTTTAaacaccaaaacagccacaatataagatgaacaagatgaacacaatggtTACAAAATTCGGATTCAACAAgtcacaaaaacagtccactatgaatctacaaagtgcaataagataaagataggtagatagaccaaatgagggaataatattaaTAACCCAAGActtgttacactcttggacctttaatactacaaacaacactaacctatctcttacgttggTACAAGCGTgatctcgatctcccaagcatccaacgtttccaagcttgaatccaacacgagtgatttcacactcaagttgatttccctagttacaagtttcagatttgtggtcttctctccttagagagGAGATGTTTCTAAGTTTTATACAACATCCATATCCAGCAAAGTCTCCCTAACAAATGACCTAAAAggttccttatatagtagttaaCAAAcatgtgaaatgtccaaaatgaccccttagtctcaAGTCTTCAAGTGGGTGCACTTGGAGAGCATTATATGGACGGTTTTAGACCCTTTTTAAGTCCTCATTTGCACTTCACTTTCACACTTCAAGTCTTGGTTTCAATACATCTCACAAACATGCATCCTCGTGTTCATACCCGTATCACCAAGGCTCGGATCCAACAggcactctcctaagtccatatccgtgattctTCCCGTATCAATATGAAACTAGTAAATTGTCCCAAAAAATATACAATTTCATTTGAGGTTCATTTTATACAAAAGAATTATTTGGTGTAAAGTATAATTCTGGGGAATCCTTCCATTTGCCGTGAAGACTGGGCAGTAGCAACTTGCTAATTCCTTGGAATATGTCATTATCTGCATTTTGTCAAGTCAAGAAATCGATAATTTCCACACTAGCTGCTATAACGTGTTGGTGAATTCAGTTCGGAAAATTTTCTGAAAAAacattatacaatatatatatatatacacactctttgttttttgtttgttattttgtatTCGGAACACACATTAAAGTCCTGACTAATCCGAATATGTGTCGTGTTAGGTCCACAAAAAGTCGTTGATGGTTGATATCTGATTTTGCCTAGAAATGTAATATCTGAATAGCATTAGCTACCTGCTTCACTAGTTTTAATATTCACAGATTTTCAATCAATGTAATATTATAAAGCACCTTTCACCATTTCGAAAAATATTCATGGTTCAATACTTCTTTCTTAACAACTGATTTTGAGCTTTTAAACTTCTATAAGGATAGGCATAACTGGCATAATTAGTTTCACAAATCACATTGTAATgaccatatataatttttttcctttaaacacaatagaaatCCGATTAAATAAGACAATGATTGACATATGTTCTTGAACCAAATAAAGGACTAGCTAGGTCTCTTTTTCTAAAGCAAAGTTGATGGACTTTCTATTATTTTGTGGAAAAAGAACCAAATTTGAGTCAACAGTCAAGGCAATTGGACATATTCTAGGAACCAAAAAGACTCCAACTCAAGGAGTGGGCCATCTATAACAAAGGGGGTGATTGTTGGATTTGCGAACAAAAGTTTCACATTGTTAGTTGACAATATTAATCTGTTATTTACCCAAGCTTAAACAATAGTATAAGGTGATGCATAAACAGGAAGTTTCCTTCTTGTGGAAGTAATTAATAATCCAGATTGAGTCAACTACAATTTTCTATTTCTTTACTTATGATTTTTGGAAAAGGTGCTATAAATAATGAAGTAAGGTTGGCACTCTATCAAAAAAATCAAGTTTCCAAATCCCTTCAATGCTGTGTGCATATATCAAACAAATCAAGCTTCCAAAGTAACAACATGGAAAAgcatattttctttcttctctttctagtTCAATATTACTCTCATTCTATGTCATTTGCTTCATCAAATGAAACAGACCGAAAAGCTTTACTAGATTTCAGAAATCTTATTACAAGTCCTAGTCATTTTTTGGCCATTAATTGGACCAAAAATACTTCTTTTTGCTCTTGGTTTGGTGTCACTTGCAGTACAAGAAGGCAAAGGGTTGTTGCCTTGGCTCTTCCTAATTTGCAACTTCAAGGCACAATTTCCCCGTCTTTGGCCAATTTGTCCTTTCTCAGTGTTCTCAATCTTGGGAACAACAGCTTACATGGTGACATCCCTTATGTCCTTGGCCACTTGCCTCCCTTGCGGGTGATCGATATTCCGAACAATCAGCTCCAAGGAAGTATCCCAACAAGTCTACTTCAACACCAAAGAGTTCAAAAAATTTCATTGGCTTTCAATAAACTCGGTGGTGAAGTGTGCAAAGGGCCATGGAAAGTACCCAAGCTTAGTGTCTTAAATCTTAGGAACAATAGCCTCACAAGTATAATCCCTCCTCCGGTTGGAAATGCCACAAAATTGATGAACTTCAGTTTGTCTGGGAATAGAATCAACGGCAACATTCCAAAGGAGATCGGTAACATGAGCCAACTTGCATCTTTGGTCTTGCACGATAATCAGTTAAGAGGTTCCATTCCCACATCGCTATTTAATATCTCGTCGCTGGTTGATATGTCTCTGGTATTGAATAGCCTTTCTGGTTCTCTCTTGCTTGATGAAGGGAATATTGTGTCAAATCTGAAGTATCTAAGTATATCTAAGAACCAAATTTCTGGTTGCATTCCTTCCAACATATGCCAACTCAGAGAGCTCAAGGGGTTGTCTGGAAATATTGTTTGTTTATCCAAACTCGAGGATTTTTATATTGACGAAAATCCAATAACAGGGACTATTCCCACATCAATGGGCAATATTTCCActcttcaaaatcttttttttggcAACAATCGGTTAGTGGGGCGAATTCCTCCGGAATTAGGGAAGCTATCAAATTTGAGGCAGTTATATTTTGCCCAGAAGATAATCTTATTGGTCAAATTCCAGAagctattttcaatatttctttcaatttgAACAACCTTTCAGGGAGAATTCCATCCACGACAGGTCTTCATCTTCCAAACCTTAAAGAAGTAAACATGGGAGTCAATCAGCTTGAAGGGGAAATTCCATTGTTCATAACAAATGCTTCAAAGCTTGAGATACCGATTCTAAATAATAACTTTCTCACTGGAACTGTTCCTACTAATTTGGGAAATCTTTGTGAGCTGCAATCACTGTTCCTACATACTAATCAACTTACCAATGAACCAAGAGAGCATGAGTCGCGATTCTTCAATTCTTTGATGGACTGTAGGACACTGCGATATGTAGAAATGGATGACAACCCATTGAATGGCGTTCTTCCCAATTATATTGGGAATCTTTCATCCACTATTGAAaacttctatatatcaaatgcaCTCATCAATGGCCTCATCCCCCCAGGTATAGGCAACATGAGCAGTCTAACAGAACTAAATTTTGAAGGAAACAACTTGGCGGGAAGTATTCCTTCTGAAATTGGTAAGCTTAAACAACTCCAGGGACTGTTTCTAACTTACAATAAATTGCAGAGACATATTACAGAGGCGGTATGCCATTTATCTAATTTGGTTAAATTGACTCTAGCTGGTAATAACCTCACTGGAGAGATCCCAGAATGTATAGGAAATCTAAGCATGCTACaacttctttctttgttttctaacaGATTATCTTCAGAGCATCCCTTAAGCATTTGGAAGATGAGTGGTCTTCTCTATCTAGACATGTCACAAAATTGTATAGAGGGAGAATTTCCATCGGATATTGGAGAACTGAAGGCCATTATAAAACTAGATTTTTCAAGTAACCACTTTTTGGGCATGTTACCAAGCAAACTGGGGGAACTCCAGAACCTGCAGTATCTTGACCTATCAAACAattcattttttggccaaattccATTATCCTTTGCCAACTTGATAAGCTTGGAATTCTTGCATTTGTCTTTAAATTCTTTGTCAGGTACTATTCCTAAGTCAATGGGAAGACTCTCATACCTTAAAAGCATTAATGTTTCATTTAATGAATTAGAAGGTGAAATACCCAgtggtggtgtgtttgtgaaTTCCACTGTGCAATCATTTCTTGGAAACAAAGGTCTATGTGGAGTGCACATATTGGAGGTTCCTGCTTGCACTAATCCTGGACTACAATCAAAGTCTAAGGAGCTAGTGCGAAAGGTTGTTATTCCAGTGGTTATTTCATTCTTTCTGATATTCTTGTTAGCTTCAATTTGGATAGTCAAACGGCAGAAGAAAGGAAAGTCCAAAGATGTGGAAAAGGTACCAGATATCAGGACTCATCAATTAGTTTCTTATCACAAGATTCAGCGAGCAACAAATTATTTTGATGAGTCAAATTTAATTGATGTCGGAAGTTCTGGTTCTGTGTACAAAGGCACATTATCTAGTGGAATTGTGGTAGCCATAAAGATTCTGGATTTGGAATATGAGGAGGTATGCAAGAGGTTCGATGGTGAATGTGAAGTGATGAGAAATGTAAGGCATAGAAATCTTGTGCCCGTGATCACAACTTGTTCTAGTGACTATATAAGAGCCTTTgttttgcaatatatgtctaacgGGAGCCTTGAAAATTGGTTGTACAGAGAAGACAGCCAATTGAACCTTCTTCAATGAGTAACTGTAATGCTTGATGCGGCTATGGGAATTGAATATCTACATCATGGTCATATCACTCCAATAGTTCATTGTGACCTAAAGCCAGCCAACATTCTTTTGGATGATGATATGGTGGCTCATGTTGGTGATTTTGGCATCTCTAAAATTTTAGCTGTAAGCAAGTCCATGGCATATACTGAGACATTGAGCACTCTAGGTTACATCACACCAGGTAAATAAAGTCCATTCTCGTTGATCTTCTCTTATCATAATTAATCCTCTCCAAATTGTATAAG is from Capsicum annuum cultivar UCD-10X-F1 chromosome 5, UCD10Xv1.1, whole genome shotgun sequence and encodes:
- the LOC107871534 gene encoding LRR receptor-like serine/threonine-protein kinase EFR — translated: MSFASSNETDRKALLDFRNLITSPSHFLAINWTKNTSFCSWFGVTCSTRRQRVVALALPNLQLQGTISPSLANLSFLSVLNLGNNSLHGDIPYVLGHLPPLRVIDIPNNQLQGSIPTSLLQHQRVQKISLAFNKLGGEVCKGPWKVPKLSVLNLRNNSLTSIIPPPVGNATKLMNFSLSGNRINGNIPKEIGNMSQLASLVLHDNQLRGSIPTSLFNISSLVDMSLVLNSLSGSLLLDEGNIVSNLKYLSISKNQISGCIPSNICQLRELKGLSGNIVCLSKLEDFYIDENPITGTIPTSMGNISTLQNLFFGNNRLVGRIPPELGKLSNLRQLYFAQKIILLVKFQKLFSIFLSI
- the LOC107871535 gene encoding LRR receptor-like serine/threonine-protein kinase EFR codes for the protein MGVNQLEGEIPLFITNASKLEIPILNNNFLTGTVPTNLGNLCELQSLFLHTNQLTNEPREHESRFFNSLMDCRTLRYVEMDDNPLNGVLPNYIGNLSSTIENFYISNALINGLIPPGIGNMSSLTELNFEGNNLAGSIPSEIGKLKQLQGLFLTYNKLQRHITEAVCHLSNLVKLTLAGNNLTGEIPECIGNLSMLQLLSLFSNRLSSEHPLSIWKMSGLLYLDMSQNCIEGEFPSDIGELKAIIKLDFSSNHFLGMLPSKLGELQNLQYLDLSNNSFFGQIPLSFANLISLEFLHLSLNSLSGTIPKSMGRLSYLKSINVSFNELEGEIPSGGVFVNSTVQSFLGNKGLCGVHILEVPACTNPGLQSKSKELVRKVVIPVVISFFLIFLLASIWIVKRQKKGKSKDVEKVPDIRTHQLVSYHKIQRATNYFDESNLIDVGSSGSVYKGTLSSGIVVAIKILDLEYEEVCKRFDGECEVMRNVRHRNLVPVITTCSSDYIRAFVLQYMSNGSLENWLYREDSQLNLLQ